In the genome of Arachis stenosperma cultivar V10309 chromosome 6, arast.V10309.gnm1.PFL2, whole genome shotgun sequence, the window TTAAAACTCTCTGCATTGCTTTGTCAATGTCAATATCAATAAACCTTCAAAAGAACAGCAAGAACAAATTAGACAAACGGGTAGCCCTGATAATACGCTGACATAGCAAATACTGGTTTCAGATTTGGTTAGCAACTTTCATGATagattataaaataaatatgaaattcTTTTTACAGATTATGGAACTGGGGAGCAAGTGTTCCACGAGTAATAGGTTATGATTTCTCCCTGTGAAAGTTACGCCCTGTTCCTGGAAGGGGCCAAATGACATGTACAACTATTAACGTACCTAATATGAAGAGAatgagggaaaagaaaaagtaaactGAATAGAGTATCATAGTTTCTATGTAAATCATTATCTACTTAAACTTCAAAACCAAAAACCAATAGAAAACATTGATGAGATACAGCAACAGCTAAAGATCAGCTGGAATATGTGACTCAGTATTGTGGAAAAGAGTGATGCTAATGTTTAATGGCTTTTACAATTAATCAAATGTTTAGGAGACTCTGCAGGGAAAGAAGAGAGGGGTATTAGGCAGGAAACTAATTAGAATGGGAATAGAAGGGTGAAGAGCCCCTTTATACCAAGgctatttttcttaaattttcaATATATTCAAACGTGTATATACTATACACTAATACACTCTACATGCTTCTGAGGTTGAATTCCCCACTGGAATAATACCTCCTCATTAGTACACACCAGTTTGATTTTTATATCCTGTAGCTGATACTTGGTTCCTATTGATGTAAAATCATCTTCAGAACAATTATTTTCAACCAAAGTTAAGGTCCCAACTGAATTTGCACAACAGCGTTAACATACAACACTGGAAAGCTCAAGGTCAACAGAAGTgtacaagaagaaaaatatgcCTCAGTagatcaaataaaataaaatacttacCATTTCTCGTCAAACAAACATGATATCTCCTTCCAAATCCCATCTTCCAAGAGCAAATAGTTACCTTCTACAATAACAACTTTGTGCCTAGATAAGTGAAGAAAACGAAAGAATCATTTCATGCAGTACATTTTATTTGAGATTAACTAAAATAAGTAGACAGTTTAACAAATAGCAACAACTTGAAAATCGGTTAccatgatttgaaaaataaagttCATTAAAGATAAGCAAAGGATTTAGGAAGATATCAAAATAGAACACCTTAGTGGCATCATTTACAAATTTCACAGTTATGTAATAAACAACAGAAGTGATGACTACAGAGGCTTAAACAGTCCTTATTAAACATGTATAACATTATCATAAAGTTCTATTAGAGTTATTACATGTATTCAACAGAAAATTCATGAACATTTAGGTTTATCAATGTGATCACCTAGACTTACGATTACGTGATTTCGAAACAATGGAGTTCACCTGGATTTAAATATTGGATCATTTTTCTAAGGGTGAATATAATTCATTAAACTTTATTCTCTGATCTCACCCATGATGGtcatttctcttcttttacATGTAAGCTTTAAATTATTCATCATTTAGCCTTGTCCAAAATCATATTTCATGTCAAAACTATATAAAATGCTTATCATTGGGACCCATCTTAATGTAAGATACTCACTGAACATTCACAAAGATATCATCTTCCAATGGGTCCCCAACCCCATGGTCGAATGATGGAACATAGACGGATCCCTGAAAAAATTGATTCCCAACAAATTTGGCTCATTAAAAATAACCTATATAGTTGGATATAATCTACAAAAGATAACACATACAAAGATAAACCTTACATGAATTTTAAGATTCTTGAGACACGTAAGTAGTTGTGATGGATTGAATGTCCATGGAGCTGAAAAACCAATTGAAAGATCAGTGTTTTCTCTACAAACACAATGTCTGACATTTGTGCTATAAAAGAGATTCCTTACCTCCCCTTCTGGCATGAGCTTCCTCTGGATTCTATTATCAAAAACACCATTCAGAATTATAATTGCCCTTGCTAttaaacaaaaacaaagaagcTCATTCACTATACTCCAATACTTCAAAAAGAAATTCTGTTTGTTGGTATGTTTTATGTAATCTAATCTCCCTTTGGTTGGAATGTAAGATCGATTTTGGTTCTACCTCCAAGAAATCAACAAATAAAAATGTCATGTTCATTTCCAATCGTTGCAGATGACCTATTAGATATTGCAATATGCAAATCAGCACTTTCGACTTTCAAGCACACATTTGACTGTCTTCAAGCTTATAATTTCAAGAACAGTATTATGGATGATGTGAAGAGATGAAATGAACTATAAATGAAAATTCATATTGACAACAGCCAATGGTAAGCACAAGAAAGATGCTAACCTCCATTACATCTAGTTCAGAACGATAAAGATGGAAACCATCCATGGGAACTACAATAGCAACATCAGGAGGTTGAACCTGGGAGTCCATGGAAGAAGCTCTTTCTGGCCAAAGCTTGTTTACCCGGCTGACTACTTCATGTGCAAGAGTGCTTTTTCCAGCACCTGGCGGACCAGCCAGGCCAACAATGTGCCTGTACAgtaacataaaaataacaaatacgTGAATATAAATGGAGCCACAAACAAAAGGATGATAGGATCAGATTTATTCTGATATAGGAGACATACTTAATACATTTAACTGAAGAAGATAATTAAGATGTTCTTGTAATTGATTATTGATAATTTAATGCAAAATGGCAAGTAGAGTATCAGCAAAACTGAAGCTGTGAACAATGAGGCCTTCCTAACAGAAGAAAAACTTTGCCATAACTCAAATTTTAAGCAATAAAATATAGCTAGGATTTTGATATGCCTAGAATAATTCTGTAACATAGAGTGAACAGGACCAACAGTATAAACCTTCAACCGTAAAAGGATTTGCCACACAGTACTAACATGCAGAGATGGATGTACATGAGTCTGTACAATTGTGGTAACATTCAGAACCAACTCCACTAGTTTCCAGAATTCCACAAACAAGAACTTACTTAAAATTAGGGCTTGATGACACCGATGCTGAAGGCAGAAGGCGTGCAGCCAATTCATCATATAACTCTTCAACTCCACTGCAAGGGAATAGAAGTAACTAAATTAATTCTTCATCGCTATTTCTCCctcagaaaaagaaaacatttaAGACAATTTGCAGTCCTCAAATGACACCCATTCACACCGTTATATGATATTACCTTTTCTCTACTACATGAACCTGCCCCTTCTCAGCAGATAAAACCTTCAAGAGCACAAGTTGACACCAAAAACAGTATCAATTGAGTGTGGAATCTCAAACAGCCAAATGAATAATTATTTGAATGACATGAGttgcataaaataaaaataaaaatcaattctcAGTCCTCGCGCTGTGTGAGAAGTTTTCAACTGAGTTTTTTCCCCGTTATCATGattattatttgttttcaattttcgACTCTATAATCGAAAAGATGAAAACGAGAACCTTGAAGAGAGCAATCTTGCTACTGCCATAGCCAGTTGGAGCAAAAGACAGCGGCGAAACCTTGTTATCCCGCGCGACGGGTAGCAAAAACCGGTTCCGATGGCGAGCTCCGACTGTTCTTAGCAACAATGGTTCTGTGGCAATGATAAAGCAAAAGTGAACCAACTGCACTAAAACGATCACAAAAACAGAGGTATTCTTGTTTACTTATACATTTCTAAATGCATGCAAGATGCGATGATAAAAACAATCAATTGAGAAATCAGAGATTGAAAATCGAAGCACACCAGCACGAGAAGATCTCTGAAATGTTGAACAGAAGGTTGCTTCCATGTTACTCTCACCTTCAACAATGGAGAGTTGAAGACATTACTCACTTCGGTTTTTAAACTCACGAACAATTCTAAAggttaaataaattttaatttaggcATAGAACACCAAGTCGTTGTAGTATAGTGGTGAGTATTCCCGCCTGTCACGCGGGTGACCCGGGTtcgatccccggcaacggcgatGATTGTTTTATATCTTCTGACGAACTTATGGTACCTGCCATTCTGTCAAGAGAATAGAGTTAATTTTTTAACCGGtatcaattaatattttttaattttaaattctgaatttttcaaaaataaagcttaaaataaataattttagaacaaagaaaaaaattaattaatattgatTACTTAAATATTCGTTCCAATAATGTtagaaaattaagaaattttagCTAACGTTACAACCAATAAATATATGGCTGACCGAAAAAATTCAataaagcaaaaagaaaaagtcaaaaataaaaactatatttttataaaattagtgCTTGTTTggatattattaaattaataaaaaatatttttttaattaaaatatatttttttattttttagtatatttgataaatttttaataataaaaataaaaatattaaaaaagtaaaaaatatcttttttgagaagttattatttatatatttttttaaaagattttttttaaaaaaaataatatttttcacatgataaagaaaaaaaaagtacttttatcttattttgccCAAACATATGTGCTTGTTTGGATGCCATTATTTCgttaaaaaaagatcttttttcaataaaaaagatcttttttattttttaacgtgtttaacaaatttctaataataaaagtaaaagcactagaaaaatttaaaaaaaaatcttttttgagaaattgtaatttacatctttttttaaaagatcttttttcttaaaaaaaaagatgtttttcatgtaataaataaacaaaaaagtattttatattgttatacccaaacataattaatagataaaaaaatctttttacatgaaatatctaaacataaaatcacttttacttctgtaaaagatcttttttaaaaaatcattgaaaaaatatccttttaaaaaaaatccaaacaaGCCCTTAGTCTTTTATCAACTTTTTTTTTCCCGGTATTATAATTTCATTCATCCATAATCTCTTGCTATCGTCCAGTGTGCCATCTTAATTCtaactctaaattttaaataaatttaaatcttaaattctaaactataatttttaaattctaaatcttaaatCGTAAATTTTGTTACTCTAAATTAATTTTACCTTGTctcatttttaaatattataaaaaatttgtctCCCTTTTAAATGTTACTAGTTAGGACATTCAGTTTAATTTTGTGCAGTTTCACCGCCAAAACATACATATACTAGACACAAATTATAGCTACCAATTATATAGCTATACATTATTTTGGACCACACTAACAAAATCACAAATGCATTAATCAAAGccaacttttatatatatatgagagaTGCATATGCATATGATAAATGAAAGTAAGAGTTGCAATGATAGAAAGTAATGATATAgaaactcaaaaaaaaatagtatGTGTTTGCTTCTACAATTATATGATAGAAGAAAAAGTTGGTATGGTATAGAATAAACGGATACGATTAAGTGCGTAAAATGTGTTCTACATGCCTAGCTAATTATAGAGgccaataaaataatttcattGCTTAAGTTTTTATGAATCtaaaaaattcaattatatACACTTTTTTTCTTGTCctaattaattatagtaaagcattttcttctatatttaaaatagtaaaattcaacctaataataatttaataaataaagcaaAACAATTATTTGTTAATATATGGCTCtgaattattaattaattaagttttgTAATTAATAAATCTAAAATGTTATCCTAACCCATAGAATATAAGTGATAAGCTGGCCACCAAAAAGATCGTACTGGAAGAATATGCTGGCAGTTCAacaaattagttattatattcaatttaattaacACGTGTTTTGATATTGGAGGTAAGTCCCTGAAGAATGTTCATGAAATATTTTGTTCTAAATGTACGTGTTCTGATATATATTGGAGGTAAGTCCTTAATGAAATAAAATGTTTTGTCTTGAATGCATGTGTTCTGTGTTCTGATACTGGAGGCAAGTCCTTAAAGAAGGTTCAAGAAATATTTTGCCGACTTCAACTACTATTTCTCGAGTGATCATGTACACAATGCAGGTGCTGACTTCAACCAGCAAAAAGCAAAATAGTGGTACTTCGCTTTCCAAAATCCTAACCGCCATGGTTTATGCGGGCATTCTGATACTTGAAGCAAGTCCTTGAAAAAGGTTCATGAAATGTTTTGCCCTGAATGCACGCGTTCTGATACTCGAGTtttataagagtgatatttatacgttttttataatatattttttcaatatattaaaatagagtTAAATGTAGCCTCTAGATTTATTCTTAACTTTCTAAATTTTTAGCATGATGCCATGTCAGCTTAAGTGGTTCTATATTTATTGTTAGTCTTTTACTCCACTTTCTTCATAAGTGGctctaataaattaaatattattctTCAAATACAATAAAAACCAAACATTACAAGGACTAAAATTCAATGTAATAAAATGACATAATATTACATTAGTCATTAGTCATTTATGgctgaaaaaaaatatttgataattataattagaattattttcggtagtatatgttaaaataatttatttagtgATAATTGACATAAATAAGTTTTAAGATTTATAAAGAAAGTTTAAATCGTTAGAATCtactctttaattttttttttcgttagCAACACATCATACAGttgtaataataaaaaaataattatgtaatCAAATATTACAACAGTAACTATAATGGTCACTTTAATAGTCacaaataacaaaaaaacaATATAACTCCGTGCATCGCGTGAGTCAAAATCTAGTTACATATTGATTCACATTATGATAGTAGTTGTTTAACCTTTTTTAAATGCATGGTTAAGTTCTTGTGTTATACATGGGTTGAAACTTGAAACTACATTTTATTCTGTAACGTGATAGTTGAAAATCTTTCTTAATTATAACTTTGGATACACACACATGACAATTCTACTAACACATGTTCATACTAAATACCAGCTCAAACATTTAATATTGATTAAGTACTAAATTGACAATGATTTAGTTTCAAGAATTTTATTCTATTTGCTCTAATCCAATCCCTCACA includes:
- the LOC130933065 gene encoding putative uridine kinase C227.14 isoform X2, with the protein product MEATFCSTFQRSSRAEPLLLRTVGARHRNRFLLPVARDNKVSPLSFAPTGYGSSKIALFKVLSAEKGQVHVVEKSGVEELYDELAARLLPSASVSSSPNFKHIVGLAGPPGAGKSTLAHEVVSRVNKLWPERASSMDSQVQPPDVAIVVPMDGFHLYRSELDVMENPEEAHARRGAPWTFNPSQLLTCLKNLKIHGSVYVPSFDHGVGDPLEDDIFVNVQHKVVIVEGNYLLLEDGIWKEISCLFDEKWFIDIDIDKAMQRVLKRHISTDREQRQAQCRTHNEVQEKC
- the LOC130933065 gene encoding putative uridine kinase C227.14 isoform X1, giving the protein MEATFCSTFQRSSRAEPLLLRTVGARHRNRFLLPVARDNKVSPLSFAPTGYGSSKIALFKVLSAEKGQVHVVEKSGVEELYDELAARLLPSASVSSSPNFKHIVGLAGPPGAGKSTLAHEVVSRVNKLWPERASSMDSQVQPPDVAIVVPMDGFHLYRSELDVMENPEEAHARRGAPWTFNPSQLLTCLKNLKIHGSVYVPSFDHGVGDPLEDDIFVNVQHKVVIVEGNYLLLEDGIWKEISCLFDEKWFIDIDIDKAMQRVLKRHISTGKPPDIAKQRIENNDRLNAELIMKSKKNADIIIKSVDF